GGGCCGTCCACATCAGCAGCAGATCGCGTTCCCGGTCTCCGCTGCGCAGAGCTGCGGCGGCGTCCACAACCTGCAGCGTGTGGGTCCAGACATCGCCCTCCGGGTGCCACTCCGGGTCCTGACCGGTTTCCCGCAGGGGGACGAGTTCCGGCAGAATCTCCCCCAGCCTGCCTGTCGAGTCCAGCCAGCGCAGGCCGAGAGCGGGTCGCCCGGCAAGCAGCCACATCTTCTCGAACTCCTCCCCGACCCGCTCCCTGCTCACTGACGAGATATCCATTTCCCGGCAGGTTCTCTGCAAGGTCTCGTCAGGCTGCATCTCAAAGCGCGCCGTGAACTGCATTACCCGGTAAAACCTCAACGGGTCCTCGATAAACAACACTGGGTCGGGTGTTCGCAGGATACCCTGCTCCATATCTTTCCGCCCGTTCCACGGATCTACCAGCTCACCGCTCAACACGTCGCGCAGCATGGCGTTCATCGTCAGGTCGCGGCGGCGGGAGGCCTCGCGGAAACTCATTTCCGGATCCACACTCACCACCGGATGACGTCCTCTGCTGTCTCTGCGCGGGACCGACCATTCCACTTCCAGGCCCTCCAGGCGCAGCACGCCGAATTGCCGGCCGACCAGAAGAACCGTACCGTAACAGGCAAGCAACCCTTCCAGATCATCCAGCGCCAGCCCGTACACTTCGATATCCACGTCCTTGGACTCG
The DNA window shown above is from Candidatus Glassbacteria bacterium and carries:
- a CDS encoding CCA tRNA nucleotidyltransferase, whose product is MDRLLNKRQLEVVGRIAGEIARRGGRAMYAGGVVRDRVLEVESKDVDIEVYGLALDDLEGLLACYGTVLLVGRQFGVLRLEGLEVEWSVPRRDSRGRHPVVSVDPEMSFREASRRRDLTMNAMLRDVLSGELVDPWNGRKDMEQGILRTPDPVLFIEDPLRFYRVMQFTARFEMQPDETLQRTCREMDISSVSRERVGEEFEKMWLLAGRPALGLRWLDSTGRLGEILPELVPLRETGQDPEWHPEGDVWTHTLQVVDAAAALRSGDRERDLLLMWTALLHDIGKPVTSVVRDGRIRAPEHDRTGAEMAGKVLSRLSGRRKLREGVIKLVAEHMKPLQFQQNNSSGKAFKRLALKLHPEADLELLARLAQADYRGTNPGSDQPLERESAMVDWFREMSRRCRVENEPEKPVLLGRHLLDVMQPGPEMGRVLEEAYRIQIDQGLTDWRELKRLSLDRLDIRVDK